Genomic DNA from Nicotiana tabacum cultivar K326 chromosome 21, ASM71507v2, whole genome shotgun sequence:
TTGTTGGTTAAGATGAATTTTGAGTGTCCTTCATACCAAGCTCTTGGAGCCTGTTCTAGTCCATGCAGGGCTTTGTCTAACTTGAACACACTCAGGAAATTCTTCACTCTCAAACCTAGAAGGTTGTTTAACAAATACTTCCTGCTTCAAATAAATGTTCAGGAATGCACCCTTTACATCCATATGATACAAGGTGAACTCCATGTGTGCAGCAAAAGCTATTAGCATTCTTATAGCTTCCGTTCTAGCTACAGGTGCAAACGTCTCATCATAGTCAATGCTTTCCTCTTGATTGTAACCCTGAACCATTAGTCTAGCcttgttccttgtgatatctCCTTGTTTATCCAACTTATTTCTGAACACCCATCTGTTACCTATATTAGTTCTGTTTTTGGGTCTTTGTACCAAGTGTCGGACCTTGCTTCTTTCAAAGTAATTTAGCTCCTCTTGCATGTCTATAATCCAATTTGGATCTTTTAGAGCTTCCTTGATGTTCTTAGGTTCGACTTGTGAGAGGAATGTTGTGAGTGCACATAGATTTCTTAGAGATAACCTGGTTTGTACTCCTGTATTAGGATCAGAGATTATGTTCTCAAAAAGATGTGACTTTTGATGTTTCCATGGCCTAATCTACATTCCTAGAGATAGTTCACCCAAGAAGAGAACAAAAGGAACATGTTCAGTAGGTACAGATTCATCAGTCTGGTTAGCAGTCAGAGTGGTTCTCTCTTCTTCTCGTTCCTCATGATCACTGTCAACTTCCTTGTGATCTATGGATCCATATTTAGGTTGAGGTTCAGGTTCCTTAGGAGCTTCTTCACCAATGAGTTCTATGTCATAATCTTCATCTTGAAGACCTTTCTCAGCCAATTTGttagattcatcaaaaataacatgaatattttctttagcacacatagttcttttattaaaaattttGTAGGCCTTACTATGTAGAGAGTAACCCAAGAAAATTTCTTCATCACTTCTGTCATCAAACTTACCTAGAGCTTCTTTGTCATTATTGTGTGTAAAACATTTGCACCCAAATGATATCAAGTGAGTGATGTTAGGCTTTCTCCCtcgaagtaactcatagggagttttctcaagAATAGGTCTGGCCATGTATCTGTTTAGCAGGTAACAAGTAGTACTGACTACCTCAACTCAGAAGCTTTTAGGCAGTCTACTAGCAATCAACATGGTCCTCCCTATGTCTTCTAGagatctattctttctttctacaacaccattttgttgtggagttctagGAACGGAGAAGTTATGATCAATGCCATGTGTGTTACATAACTCAAGGAACTTGGAATTTTCAAACTCAGTTCTATGGTCTGTTCTTATACTTAATACATTACAACCCAGTTTCTGTTAGATCATTTTGACAAACACACAGAAAACATCAAAAGTTTCAACTTTAGATCCCAAAAACTGAGGCCATTTTACTTGGAAAAGTCATTTACAATGACAAAAATATGCCTCTTACCTCCTCTACTCCTCACTCTAATTGGTCCACATAGGTCCATGTGAAGGAGTTCTTTGAGGTTTGGAGGTGCTGACAACCTTTTTAGATTTAAAAGGTGACCTTACATATTTCCCTCTAACACAGGCATCACAAACCTGTCTGAGAAGAACTCAACTTTTGGTAGGCTAAGAACCAAGTCCTTTGCTGCCAACTTGTTAAATTGAGAAAGACTAGAATGACCCATTCTTCTATGCCATAATAGTGGATCATCCTCCACTACACATAAGTATGTGTAATCACT
This window encodes:
- the LOC142175169 gene encoding uncharacterized protein LOC142175169; this translates as MGHSSLSQFNKLAAKDLVLSLPKVEFFSDRYMARPILEKTPYELLRGRKPNITHLISFGCKCFTHNNDKEALGLQDEDYDIELIGEEAPKEPEPQPKYGSIDHKEVDSDHEEREEERTTLTANQTDESVPTEHVPFVLFLGVQTRLSLRNLCALTTFLSQVEPKNIKEALKDPNWIIDMQEELNYFERSKVRHLVQRPKNRTNIGNRWVFRNKLDKQGDITRNKARLMVQGYNQEESIDYDETFAPVARTEAIRMLIAFAAHMEFTLYHMDVKGAFLNIYLKQEVFVKQPSRFESEEFPECVQVRQSPAWTRTGSKSLV